Proteins from one Lathyrus oleraceus cultivar Zhongwan6 unplaced genomic scaffold, CAAS_Psat_ZW6_1.0 chrUn0254, whole genome shotgun sequence genomic window:
- the LOC127113040 gene encoding uncharacterized protein LOC127113040, producing the protein METFFNFEAYLPSERIESSHNIHVFRKCFCIDFEFSHTIVPSQSNATTFMPDFTTTIKKVVAIPIEILCNGLEGDHNGVLYAEFSFVPDDLLYTVLPNLEEFARQIVAHNYENRDILELNVRLSAITSIEEEEEDFRNQDDYGQAQQVVDLMEKLENCYPFSDSTEQCPICLEEFCIKSDLARTKCSHVFHKNCIGSWIQQCINRSSTYTCPLCRGDSEYESESEDDSESEVESDFEYESEYEGSEEELEYEGSKDESELEDDSKDKDESDSESDYEDEEDSEGESDSEGESDFDPDSDDDPESGGNQIFEGGASEGGAFEGGPTSEGGQASDNVLESERDSKQV; encoded by the exons TGGAAACCTTCTTCAACTTTGAAGCGTATTTACCTAGCGAAAGAATTGAATCTTCACATAACATTCATGTTTTTAGAAAATGTTTTTGCATTGATTTTGAGTTCAGCCACACAATTGTACCTTCTCAATCCAATGCCACAACCTTTATGCCCGATTTTACAACTACAATAAAAAAAGTTGTAGCGATTCCTATTGAAATTCTGTGTAATGGTTTGGAAGGAGATCATAATGGTGTTTTATACGCCGAATTTTCTTTTGTACCAGATGATTTATTATATACGGTTCTACCAAATCTTGAAGAATTTGCTAGACAAATAGTTGCACACAACTATGAAAATCGTGATATATTAGAGTTGAATGTGCGTCTTTCTGCCATAACATCAATTGAAGAGGAGGAAGAAGATTTTAGAAATCAAGATGATTATGGTCAAGCCCAACAAGTTGTTGATTTGATGGAGAAATTAGAAAATTGTTATCCTTTTTCTGACTCAACCGAACAATGTCCTATTTGTTTGGAGGAGTTTTGCATTAAATCAGATTTAGCTCGTACCAAATGCTCACATGTTTTTCATAAAAATTGTATTGGCTCATGGATTCAACAATGCATCAATCGCTCATCAACTTACACTTGTCCATTGTGTCGAG GAGACTCTGAATATGAGTCAGAGTCAGAagatgactctgaatctgaagtCGAGTCTGATTTTGAATATGAGTCAGAATATGAAGGTTCTGAAGAAGAGTTAGAATATGAGGGTTCTAAAGATGAGTCAGAGTTAGAAGATGACTCTAAAGATAAAGATGAGTCAGACTCTGAAAGTGACTATGAAGATGAAGAAGACTCTGAAGGCGAgtctgattctgaaggtgaatctgattTTGATCCAGATTCTGATGATGATCCAGAATCTGGAGGTAATCAAATCTTTGAAGGTGGAGCTTCTGAAGGTGGAGCCTTTGAAGGTGGTCCAACTTCTGAGGGCGGTCAAGCATCCGATAATGTTCTAGAATCAGAAAGGGATTCTAAACAAGTTTAG